A stretch of Cystobacter ferrugineus DNA encodes these proteins:
- a CDS encoding type IV pilus twitching motility protein PilT, translating to MNLHQLLKAMVEKGASDLHITTGSPPQLRVDGELVPLKTAQLSPVETKQLCYSILTDAQKHKFEEENELDLSFGVKGLSRFRANIYMQRGAVAGAFRTIPFKILTFQELGLPPVVGELVKRPRGLILVTGPTGSGKSTTLASMIDKINTERHEHIMTIEDPIEYLHPHKNCLVNQREVGADTRSFKTALKYILRQDPDVVLVGELRDLETIEAALVIAETGHTCYATLHTNSAVQTINRILDVFPPYQQPQVRAQLSFVLEGVMSQSLIAKAGSPGRVLALEVMVPNPAIRNLIREDKIHQVYSSMQVGQAKYGMQTFNQALAALLARRLISQDEAFGRSSDPDELRNILAGSTAGMPGQRPAGPAGR from the coding sequence GTGAACCTGCATCAGCTGCTCAAGGCGATGGTCGAGAAGGGCGCTTCCGACCTCCACATCACCACCGGCTCCCCGCCCCAACTGCGCGTGGATGGCGAGCTGGTGCCGCTCAAGACGGCCCAGTTGTCTCCGGTGGAGACCAAGCAGCTCTGCTACTCCATCCTCACCGACGCCCAGAAGCACAAGTTCGAGGAGGAGAACGAGCTGGACCTGTCCTTCGGCGTGAAGGGCCTGTCGCGCTTCCGCGCCAACATCTACATGCAGCGTGGCGCGGTGGCGGGGGCGTTCCGCACCATCCCCTTCAAGATCCTCACCTTCCAGGAGCTGGGTCTGCCCCCGGTGGTGGGCGAGCTCGTCAAGCGCCCGCGCGGCCTCATCCTCGTGACGGGTCCCACGGGGTCGGGCAAGTCCACGACGCTCGCGTCGATGATCGACAAGATCAACACCGAGCGTCATGAGCACATCATGACGATCGAGGATCCGATCGAGTACCTGCACCCGCACAAGAACTGCCTGGTGAACCAGCGCGAGGTGGGCGCGGACACGCGCAGCTTCAAGACGGCGCTCAAGTACATCCTGCGTCAGGATCCGGACGTGGTGCTGGTGGGCGAGTTGCGCGACCTGGAGACGATCGAGGCGGCGCTGGTGATCGCCGAGACGGGCCACACCTGCTACGCCACGCTGCACACCAACAGCGCGGTGCAGACCATCAACCGCATCCTGGACGTGTTCCCGCCGTACCAGCAGCCCCAGGTGCGCGCCCAGCTGTCGTTCGTGCTGGAAGGCGTGATGAGCCAGTCGCTCATCGCCAAGGCGGGCTCTCCGGGCCGCGTGCTGGCGCTGGAGGTCATGGTGCCCAACCCCGCCATCCGCAACCTCATCCGCGAGGACAAGATCCACCAGGTCTACTCGTCGATGCAGGTGGGCCAGGCCAAGTACGGCATGCAGACCTTCAACCAGGCCCTGGCGGCGCTGTTGGCGCGGCGCCTCATCAGCCAGGACGAGGCGTTTGGCCGCTCCTCCGACCCGGACGAGCTGCG
- the pilB gene encoding type IV-A pilus assembly ATPase PilB encodes MSGRLGELLVRENLISVQQLRKAQEEQQKNGTRIGTALIKTGAIEESKLTDFLSKQYGVPAINLKDFDIDAEIIKLVPKEVAEKHLVIPVNRAGPSLIVAMCDPSNIYAVDDLKFLTGYNVEPVVASEISIRDAIERYYAEKGPDMNALVDELAEDIEVAKEEEEGNVEEMARAADDAPVVKLVNLILQDSIKKRASDIHVEPYEKDFRVRFRIDGSLYDVMRPPMKLKNAITSRLKIMANLDISERRLPQDGRIKIKLGGGKEMDFRVSVCPTLFGEKVVLRLLDKSNLQLDMTKLGFDAQPLAWFKEAIERPYGMVLVTGPTGSGKTTTLYSALSSLNQVDTNIATAEDPVEFNFAGINQVQMHEDIGLNFAAALRSFLRQDPDIIMIGEIRDFETGEIAVKAALTGHLVLSTLHTNDAPGTVSRLLNMGIEPFLVTASLNLILAQRLARRLCPACKKPAENVDEQALLHAGVPPEKLGTFTMYEKVGCRECNDRGYRGRVAIYEVMPFWDGLKELVINGASAAELKAEAIRLGMSSLRMSALAKMMDGVTTLEEVVANTAPDNF; translated from the coding sequence ATGTCCGGTCGACTTGGTGAACTGCTGGTCCGTGAGAACCTGATCTCGGTCCAGCAGCTGCGCAAGGCCCAGGAAGAGCAGCAGAAGAACGGCACGCGCATTGGCACCGCGCTCATCAAGACGGGAGCCATCGAGGAGTCCAAACTCACCGACTTCCTCTCCAAGCAGTACGGCGTGCCGGCCATCAACCTGAAGGACTTCGACATCGACGCGGAGATCATCAAGCTCGTGCCGAAGGAAGTGGCCGAGAAGCACCTGGTGATTCCCGTCAATCGCGCGGGCCCCTCGCTCATCGTGGCCATGTGCGATCCGTCCAACATCTACGCCGTGGACGACCTGAAGTTCCTCACCGGCTACAACGTGGAGCCGGTGGTCGCCTCTGAAATCTCCATCCGCGACGCCATCGAGCGCTACTACGCCGAGAAGGGCCCGGACATGAACGCCCTCGTCGACGAGCTCGCCGAGGACATCGAGGTGGCCAAGGAGGAGGAGGAGGGCAACGTCGAGGAGATGGCCCGCGCGGCCGACGACGCGCCCGTCGTCAAGCTGGTGAACCTCATCCTCCAGGACTCCATCAAGAAGCGCGCCTCCGACATCCACGTGGAGCCCTACGAGAAGGACTTCCGGGTGCGCTTCCGCATCGACGGCTCGCTCTATGACGTGATGCGCCCGCCGATGAAGCTCAAGAACGCCATCACCAGCCGTCTGAAGATCATGGCGAACCTGGACATCTCCGAGCGCCGCCTGCCCCAGGACGGCCGCATCAAGATCAAGCTCGGCGGTGGCAAGGAGATGGACTTCCGCGTGAGCGTGTGCCCCACGCTCTTCGGCGAGAAGGTCGTGCTCCGTCTGCTCGACAAGTCCAACCTGCAGCTCGACATGACGAAGCTCGGCTTCGACGCGCAGCCGCTCGCCTGGTTCAAGGAGGCCATCGAGCGCCCCTACGGCATGGTGCTCGTCACGGGTCCCACGGGCTCGGGCAAGACGACGACGCTCTACTCGGCGCTCTCCTCGCTCAACCAGGTGGACACCAACATCGCCACCGCCGAGGACCCGGTCGAGTTCAACTTCGCCGGCATCAACCAGGTGCAGATGCACGAGGACATCGGCCTGAACTTCGCCGCGGCCCTGCGCTCGTTCCTCCGCCAGGATCCCGACATCATCATGATCGGTGAGATCCGCGACTTCGAGACGGGCGAAATCGCGGTGAAGGCGGCGCTCACGGGCCACCTGGTGCTCTCCACGCTGCACACCAACGACGCCCCGGGCACGGTGAGCCGTCTGCTCAACATGGGCATCGAGCCCTTCCTCGTGACGGCCTCGCTCAACCTCATCCTCGCCCAGCGTCTGGCGCGCCGCCTGTGCCCCGCGTGCAAGAAGCCCGCGGAGAACGTGGACGAGCAGGCGCTGCTCCACGCGGGCGTGCCTCCGGAGAAGCTGGGCACCTTCACGATGTACGAGAAGGTCGGCTGCCGCGAGTGCAACGACCGTGGCTACCGCGGCCGCGTCGCCATCTACGAGGTCATGCCCTTCTGGGATGGCCTCAAGGAGCTGGTCATCAACGGCGCCTCGGCCGCCGAGCTCAAGGCGGAGGCCATCCGCCTGGGCATGAGCTCGTTGCGCATGTCGGCCCTGGCCAAGATGATGGACGGAGTCACCACGCTGGAAGAGGTGGTGGCCAACACGGCCCCGGACAACTTCTGA